One genomic segment of Motacilla alba alba isolate MOTALB_02 chromosome 1A, Motacilla_alba_V1.0_pri, whole genome shotgun sequence includes these proteins:
- the CHRM2 gene encoding muscarinic acetylcholine receptor M2 isoform X4, whose protein sequence is MNNSTYINSSSENVMALESRYKTVEVVFIVLVAGSLSLVTIIGNILVMVSIKVNRHLQTVNNYFLFSLACADLIIGIFSMNLYTLYTVIGYWPLGPVVCDLWLALDYVVSNASVMNLLIISFDRYFCVTKPLTYPVKRTTKMAGMMIAAAWVLSFILWAPAILFWQFIVGGRTVPDGDCYIQFFSNPAVTFGTAIAAFYLPVIIMTVLYWQISRASKSRIKKGKKEAAQNQETVSPSLVQGKIVKPNNNNIPTSGDGLEHSKIQNGKTSEETVTNNCVQGEKESSNDSTSISVVASNLKEDEATKDARQASASEDHVKAENSKLTCIRIVTKSQKGDCCAPTNTTVEIVGTNGEEKQNSVARKIVKMTKQPAKKKPPPSREKKVTRTILAILLAFIITWTPYNVMVLINSFCTSCIPATVWTLGYWLCYINSTVNPACYALCNATFKKTFKDLLMCHYKNIGATR, encoded by the coding sequence ATGAATAACTCAACGTACATAAACTCTTCCTCTGAAAATGTGATGGCCTTGGAGAGCCGCTATAAAACTGTCGAGGTCGTGTTCATCGTCCTGGTGGCAGGGTCTCTCAGCCTAGTCACCATAATTGGGAACATCCTGGTCATGGTGTCAATCAAAGTCAACAGGCACCTCCAGACTGTCAACAATTATTTCCTGTTCAGCCTAGCCTGCGCTGACTTGATCATCGGCATCTTTTCCATGAACCTGTACACCCTCTACACTGTGATAGGCTACTGGCCCTTGGGGCCCGTGGTGTGTGACCTCTGGCTGGCTCTCGACTACGTGGTCAGCAATGCCTCTGTAATGAACCTGCTCATTATCAGCTTTGACAGGTACTTTTGTGTCACCAAGCCCCTGACATATCCTGTGAAGCGGACCACGAAGATGGCCGGCATGATGATCGCAGCCGCCTGGGTGCTGTCCTTCATCCTCTGGGCCCCTGCAATTCTCTTCTGGCAATTCATTGTGGGAGGAAGGACTGTCCCAGATGGGGACTGCTACATCCAGTTTTTTTCCAACCCTGCTGTCACTTTTGGCACTGCCATTGCAGCCTTCTATTTGCCTGTTATCATCATGACTGTCCTTTACTGGCAAATCTCTCGAGCCAGTAAGAGTCggataaagaaaggaaaaaaggaagctgCCCAAAACCAAGAAACAGTTTCCCCCAGCCTTGTCCAAGGCAAAATAGTGAAACCAAACAATAACAATATCCCGACCAGCGGGGATGGATTGGAGCACAGCAAAATTCAGAATGGAAAAACCAGTGAAGAGACTGTGACCAATAACTGTGTTCAAGGGGAGAAGGAGAGCTCCAACGACTCCACTTCCATCAGTGTGGTCGCTTCCAACTTGAAAGAGGATGAAGCTACCAAAGATGCCAGACAGGCTTCTGCCTCCGAAGACCATGTTAAAGCAGAGAACTCCAAGCTGACATGCATCAGGATAGTCACCAAGTCCCAAAAGGGGGACTGCTGTGCCCCTACCAACACTACTGTGGAGATTGTAGGCACAAACggggaggagaagcagaacaGTGTAGCCCGGAAAATCGTCAAGATGACAAAGCAGCCAGCCAAAAAGAAACCACCCCCTTCTAGAGAGAAAAAGGTGACAAGGACGATTTTGGCCATCCTCCTGGCCTTCATCATCACTTGGACCCCATACAATGTGATGGTGCTCATCAACAGCTTCTGCACATCCTGCATCCCCGCCACCGTATGGACCCTGGGTTACTGGCTCTGTTACATCAACAGCACCGTCAACCCCGCCTGCTACGCGCTCTGCAACGCCACCTTCAAGAAGACCTTTAAGGACCTTCTTATGTGTCATTACAAGAATATAGGAGCTACAaggtaa
- the CHRM2 gene encoding muscarinic acetylcholine receptor M2 isoform X3 yields MNNSTYINSSSENVMALESRYKTVEVVFIVLVAGSLSLVTIIGNILVMVSIKVNRHLQTVNNYFLFSLACADLIIGIFSMNLYTLYTVIGYWPLGPVVCDLWLALDYVVSNASVMNLLIISFDRYFCVTKPLTYPVKRTTKMAGMMIAAAWVLSFILWAPAILFWQFIVGGRTVPDGDCYIQFFSNPAVTFGTAIAAFYLPVIIMTVLYWQISRASKSRIKKGKKEAAQNQETVSPSLVQGKIVKPNNNNIPTSGDGLEHSKIQNGKTSEETVTNNCVQGEKESSNDSTSISVVASNLKEDEATKDARQASASEDHVKAENSKLTCIRIVTKSQKGDCCAPTNTTVEIVGTNGEEKQNSVARKIVKMTKQPAKKKPPPSREKKVTRTILAILLAFIITWTPYNVMVLINSFCTSCIPATVWTLGYWLCYINSTVNPACYALCNATFKKTFKDLLMCHYKNIGATRFHFPPE; encoded by the exons ATGAATAACTCAACGTACATAAACTCTTCCTCTGAAAATGTGATGGCCTTGGAGAGCCGCTATAAAACTGTCGAGGTCGTGTTCATCGTCCTGGTGGCAGGGTCTCTCAGCCTAGTCACCATAATTGGGAACATCCTGGTCATGGTGTCAATCAAAGTCAACAGGCACCTCCAGACTGTCAACAATTATTTCCTGTTCAGCCTAGCCTGCGCTGACTTGATCATCGGCATCTTTTCCATGAACCTGTACACCCTCTACACTGTGATAGGCTACTGGCCCTTGGGGCCCGTGGTGTGTGACCTCTGGCTGGCTCTCGACTACGTGGTCAGCAATGCCTCTGTAATGAACCTGCTCATTATCAGCTTTGACAGGTACTTTTGTGTCACCAAGCCCCTGACATATCCTGTGAAGCGGACCACGAAGATGGCCGGCATGATGATCGCAGCCGCCTGGGTGCTGTCCTTCATCCTCTGGGCCCCTGCAATTCTCTTCTGGCAATTCATTGTGGGAGGAAGGACTGTCCCAGATGGGGACTGCTACATCCAGTTTTTTTCCAACCCTGCTGTCACTTTTGGCACTGCCATTGCAGCCTTCTATTTGCCTGTTATCATCATGACTGTCCTTTACTGGCAAATCTCTCGAGCCAGTAAGAGTCggataaagaaaggaaaaaaggaagctgCCCAAAACCAAGAAACAGTTTCCCCCAGCCTTGTCCAAGGCAAAATAGTGAAACCAAACAATAACAATATCCCGACCAGCGGGGATGGATTGGAGCACAGCAAAATTCAGAATGGAAAAACCAGTGAAGAGACTGTGACCAATAACTGTGTTCAAGGGGAGAAGGAGAGCTCCAACGACTCCACTTCCATCAGTGTGGTCGCTTCCAACTTGAAAGAGGATGAAGCTACCAAAGATGCCAGACAGGCTTCTGCCTCCGAAGACCATGTTAAAGCAGAGAACTCCAAGCTGACATGCATCAGGATAGTCACCAAGTCCCAAAAGGGGGACTGCTGTGCCCCTACCAACACTACTGTGGAGATTGTAGGCACAAACggggaggagaagcagaacaGTGTAGCCCGGAAAATCGTCAAGATGACAAAGCAGCCAGCCAAAAAGAAACCACCCCCTTCTAGAGAGAAAAAGGTGACAAGGACGATTTTGGCCATCCTCCTGGCCTTCATCATCACTTGGACCCCATACAATGTGATGGTGCTCATCAACAGCTTCTGCACATCCTGCATCCCCGCCACCGTATGGACCCTGGGTTACTGGCTCTGTTACATCAACAGCACCGTCAACCCCGCCTGCTACGCGCTCTGCAACGCCACCTTCAAGAAGACCTTTAAGGACCTTCTTATGTGTCATTACAAGAATATAGGAGCTACAag GTTTCACTTCCCTCCTGAGTGA
- the CHRM2 gene encoding muscarinic acetylcholine receptor M2 isoform X1, whose amino-acid sequence MNNSTYINSSSENVMALESRYKTVEVVFIVLVAGSLSLVTIIGNILVMVSIKVNRHLQTVNNYFLFSLACADLIIGIFSMNLYTLYTVIGYWPLGPVVCDLWLALDYVVSNASVMNLLIISFDRYFCVTKPLTYPVKRTTKMAGMMIAAAWVLSFILWAPAILFWQFIVGGRTVPDGDCYIQFFSNPAVTFGTAIAAFYLPVIIMTVLYWQISRASKSRIKKGKKEAAQNQETVSPSLVQGKIVKPNNNNIPTSGDGLEHSKIQNGKTSEETVTNNCVQGEKESSNDSTSISVVASNLKEDEATKDARQASASEDHVKAENSKLTCIRIVTKSQKGDCCAPTNTTVEIVGTNGEEKQNSVARKIVKMTKQPAKKKPPPSREKKVTRTILAILLAFIITWTPYNVMVLINSFCTSCIPATVWTLGYWLCYINSTVNPACYALCNATFKKTFKDLLMCHYKNIGATRHSSEWKGLKSESPWCLQRIVKPQQEMKMRHVTLHLPKVGHLPRGNVETEFFPYLRNLI is encoded by the exons ATGAATAACTCAACGTACATAAACTCTTCCTCTGAAAATGTGATGGCCTTGGAGAGCCGCTATAAAACTGTCGAGGTCGTGTTCATCGTCCTGGTGGCAGGGTCTCTCAGCCTAGTCACCATAATTGGGAACATCCTGGTCATGGTGTCAATCAAAGTCAACAGGCACCTCCAGACTGTCAACAATTATTTCCTGTTCAGCCTAGCCTGCGCTGACTTGATCATCGGCATCTTTTCCATGAACCTGTACACCCTCTACACTGTGATAGGCTACTGGCCCTTGGGGCCCGTGGTGTGTGACCTCTGGCTGGCTCTCGACTACGTGGTCAGCAATGCCTCTGTAATGAACCTGCTCATTATCAGCTTTGACAGGTACTTTTGTGTCACCAAGCCCCTGACATATCCTGTGAAGCGGACCACGAAGATGGCCGGCATGATGATCGCAGCCGCCTGGGTGCTGTCCTTCATCCTCTGGGCCCCTGCAATTCTCTTCTGGCAATTCATTGTGGGAGGAAGGACTGTCCCAGATGGGGACTGCTACATCCAGTTTTTTTCCAACCCTGCTGTCACTTTTGGCACTGCCATTGCAGCCTTCTATTTGCCTGTTATCATCATGACTGTCCTTTACTGGCAAATCTCTCGAGCCAGTAAGAGTCggataaagaaaggaaaaaaggaagctgCCCAAAACCAAGAAACAGTTTCCCCCAGCCTTGTCCAAGGCAAAATAGTGAAACCAAACAATAACAATATCCCGACCAGCGGGGATGGATTGGAGCACAGCAAAATTCAGAATGGAAAAACCAGTGAAGAGACTGTGACCAATAACTGTGTTCAAGGGGAGAAGGAGAGCTCCAACGACTCCACTTCCATCAGTGTGGTCGCTTCCAACTTGAAAGAGGATGAAGCTACCAAAGATGCCAGACAGGCTTCTGCCTCCGAAGACCATGTTAAAGCAGAGAACTCCAAGCTGACATGCATCAGGATAGTCACCAAGTCCCAAAAGGGGGACTGCTGTGCCCCTACCAACACTACTGTGGAGATTGTAGGCACAAACggggaggagaagcagaacaGTGTAGCCCGGAAAATCGTCAAGATGACAAAGCAGCCAGCCAAAAAGAAACCACCCCCTTCTAGAGAGAAAAAGGTGACAAGGACGATTTTGGCCATCCTCCTGGCCTTCATCATCACTTGGACCCCATACAATGTGATGGTGCTCATCAACAGCTTCTGCACATCCTGCATCCCCGCCACCGTATGGACCCTGGGTTACTGGCTCTGTTACATCAACAGCACCGTCAACCCCGCCTGCTACGCGCTCTGCAACGCCACCTTCAAGAAGACCTTTAAGGACCTTCTTATGTGTCATTACAAGAATATAGGAGCTACAag ACACAGTTCAGAGTGGAAAGGGCTGAAAAGTGAAAGTCCATGGTGTTTGCAAAGAATTGTGAAGCCACAGCAAGAAATGAAGATGAGGCATGTCACGCTT
- the CHRM2 gene encoding muscarinic acetylcholine receptor M2 isoform X2 — protein MNNSTYINSSSENVMALESRYKTVEVVFIVLVAGSLSLVTIIGNILVMVSIKVNRHLQTVNNYFLFSLACADLIIGIFSMNLYTLYTVIGYWPLGPVVCDLWLALDYVVSNASVMNLLIISFDRYFCVTKPLTYPVKRTTKMAGMMIAAAWVLSFILWAPAILFWQFIVGGRTVPDGDCYIQFFSNPAVTFGTAIAAFYLPVIIMTVLYWQISRASKSRIKKGKKEAAQNQETVSPSLVQGKIVKPNNNNIPTSGDGLEHSKIQNGKTSEETVTNNCVQGEKESSNDSTSISVVASNLKEDEATKDARQASASEDHVKAENSKLTCIRIVTKSQKGDCCAPTNTTVEIVGTNGEEKQNSVARKIVKMTKQPAKKKPPPSREKKVTRTILAILLAFIITWTPYNVMVLINSFCTSCIPATVWTLGYWLCYINSTVNPACYALCNATFKKTFKDLLMCHYKNIGATRVPGHCLIPLQKQTGLRSSKGTHW, from the exons ATGAATAACTCAACGTACATAAACTCTTCCTCTGAAAATGTGATGGCCTTGGAGAGCCGCTATAAAACTGTCGAGGTCGTGTTCATCGTCCTGGTGGCAGGGTCTCTCAGCCTAGTCACCATAATTGGGAACATCCTGGTCATGGTGTCAATCAAAGTCAACAGGCACCTCCAGACTGTCAACAATTATTTCCTGTTCAGCCTAGCCTGCGCTGACTTGATCATCGGCATCTTTTCCATGAACCTGTACACCCTCTACACTGTGATAGGCTACTGGCCCTTGGGGCCCGTGGTGTGTGACCTCTGGCTGGCTCTCGACTACGTGGTCAGCAATGCCTCTGTAATGAACCTGCTCATTATCAGCTTTGACAGGTACTTTTGTGTCACCAAGCCCCTGACATATCCTGTGAAGCGGACCACGAAGATGGCCGGCATGATGATCGCAGCCGCCTGGGTGCTGTCCTTCATCCTCTGGGCCCCTGCAATTCTCTTCTGGCAATTCATTGTGGGAGGAAGGACTGTCCCAGATGGGGACTGCTACATCCAGTTTTTTTCCAACCCTGCTGTCACTTTTGGCACTGCCATTGCAGCCTTCTATTTGCCTGTTATCATCATGACTGTCCTTTACTGGCAAATCTCTCGAGCCAGTAAGAGTCggataaagaaaggaaaaaaggaagctgCCCAAAACCAAGAAACAGTTTCCCCCAGCCTTGTCCAAGGCAAAATAGTGAAACCAAACAATAACAATATCCCGACCAGCGGGGATGGATTGGAGCACAGCAAAATTCAGAATGGAAAAACCAGTGAAGAGACTGTGACCAATAACTGTGTTCAAGGGGAGAAGGAGAGCTCCAACGACTCCACTTCCATCAGTGTGGTCGCTTCCAACTTGAAAGAGGATGAAGCTACCAAAGATGCCAGACAGGCTTCTGCCTCCGAAGACCATGTTAAAGCAGAGAACTCCAAGCTGACATGCATCAGGATAGTCACCAAGTCCCAAAAGGGGGACTGCTGTGCCCCTACCAACACTACTGTGGAGATTGTAGGCACAAACggggaggagaagcagaacaGTGTAGCCCGGAAAATCGTCAAGATGACAAAGCAGCCAGCCAAAAAGAAACCACCCCCTTCTAGAGAGAAAAAGGTGACAAGGACGATTTTGGCCATCCTCCTGGCCTTCATCATCACTTGGACCCCATACAATGTGATGGTGCTCATCAACAGCTTCTGCACATCCTGCATCCCCGCCACCGTATGGACCCTGGGTTACTGGCTCTGTTACATCAACAGCACCGTCAACCCCGCCTGCTACGCGCTCTGCAACGCCACCTTCAAGAAGACCTTTAAGGACCTTCTTATGTGTCATTACAAGAATATAGGAGCTACAag GGTCCCAGGACACTGTCTCATCCCACTTCAGAAGCAGACAGGGCTCAGAAGCAGCAAAGGGACCCATTGGTGA